A genomic stretch from Oncorhynchus tshawytscha isolate Ot180627B linkage group LG07, Otsh_v2.0, whole genome shotgun sequence includes:
- the si:dkey-245f22.3 gene encoding uncharacterized protein si:dkey-245f22.3, whose product MTDAMDGNLESGDVNKKRSELCYVIDDLSAQYAPNGLDHTGLSHSETPIGENSEFHHQNIHITLPTDDMSDAQQWSVEKSQPQLTSPQLTPTKHCPPCQMRQPSISISKSSHKTSAAQILQVEGDGLCASILLACLFCQPWDCLLATGKGCHVCASSLCSSLCSTVCCCEPDSLEPLLDTSHHCGCGGCLDAHCCLCGGPGFECCVCATCIHATECLDLGMEISQMLFH is encoded by the exons ATGACGGATGCCATGGATGGGAACCTTGAGTCTGGAGATGTGAATAAAAAGAGATCAGAGTTGTGCTATGTAATAGATGACCTAAGTGCACAATATGCTCCTAATGGATTGGACCACACAG GTCTGTCACATTCAGAAACTCCTATTGGTGAGAATTCTGAATTTCATCACCAGAACATCCATATAACCTTACCAACAGACGACATGAGTGACGCACAACAATGGTCGGTGGAAAAATCCCAACCACAGCTTACTTCCCCACAGTTGACCCCCACAAAGCATTGCCCACCATGCCAAATGAGACAGCCATCCATTTCAATCAGCAAGAGCAGCCACAAAACATCTGCTGCACAGATCCTCCAAGTGGAAGGAGATG GCCTGTGTGCCTCCATCCTCTTGGCATGTCTGTTCTGCCAGCCTTGGGACTGTTTACTGGCCACGGGGAAAGGATGCCATGTCTGTGCCTCGTCCCTGTGCTCTTCCCTATGCTCCACAGTGTGCTGCTGTGAGCCTGATTCCCTGGAGCCTCTGTTGGACACGTCCCATCACTGTGGCTGCGGTGGGTGTCTGGATGCCCACTGTTGCCTGTGTGGAGGTCCAGGATTTGAGTGCTGTGTCTGTGCCACATGCATACATGCCACAGAGTGTCTGGATCTAGGCATGGAGATCTCACAAATGCTCTTCCACTAA